The genomic interval TCTTCGCGAACTTGTGGATTATTACGCAGCATTTCTACGGCTTTCTCTTGCAATTTTGCTTGGGGGCCGGAAGCCTCGGCCGGATTGGTAGATTTCATTTGTGCTAAATCCTCGCAAGACGAATTAACAAATTTTTGAGTAACTAAATTAGTCGCAACATCCATCAACATTTCTTGAGAGGGTTGAGGTTGGGATAATGAGGCGCAACCATAGAGCAGAGCAAAGGTAGAGAGAGAACCAAAGACGAGTAAAGATAAGGGTTGTTTTAAAGTTGGTTTCATTGCGATCGCCTCAATCGTGGAGCTAAATTATAATTATACCCATTCGCTTATTCATTCGGGAAGAGTTCCCTATCGTGCCGCAATGGATAAAGTAATGATAATCTTCAAATCAAGAAATCCTTACGATTTTCCTACCCTATCCCGCGCAATGCCATTGCTTTCTCTCTTAAAATTAGGTCGCGATCGCCCGCACACTGTTCTGCTCCTTGGCGATCGCCTAACTTTTCTAAAGCTAACAGTGCTGCATATTTCAAGTCAAAAATTTGGGTTTCCAAAGCTTCATGCAATAGAGGAATAGCTTCAGCATTGCCAATTTGACCGAGAGCGATCGCCGCTGCAGCTCGAGATTTTTGGAACTGGGGAGCTTGGTTATTTAAGGCTTCCACCACCAGATCGTAAGCTGGAGCGTACTGCAACCATCCTAAAAGTTTGAGCACGTGATAATGACCGCCATAATCGTTATAGGCTTTAGCTTCAAAGGTATCTAACAGAGCTTGAGGCAATTCCGAGCGATACACTTCTAATAAGGTCGAGCTAGCTAAATAACACCGACCAAAATCAGTGCTATACAATTCATTAATCGCAAACTCTAAACTTGGCGTTTGGTCGTATTCATGGACAAACTCTAACGTATCTGGATAGTCGAGAATAATGCGATCGAAATAGGGTTCAACTTCTGCAAAGGTAAACTCTCCTGCTGAAATTCCGGTTTCAGCTAAACGTTTTAATCCGCGCAGGCGAAACGCGATCGATACCGGACAGCGAACGATGGCTGGCATAGCAGGATAATAGCAAGTATCCATCAAGTCCTGAATACAGGCTCGCCGTGCATTAATATCATCGCTTTGCAAAAAGGCAAC from Roseofilum casamattae BLCC-M143 carries:
- a CDS encoding HEAT repeat domain-containing protein, giving the protein MDKRFSKLFSLSEDRAIALLQTPLDQLDDPSDRYVAACHLIHYPTQRSIDALVAAVENDDEDLYNRIARRKSLESLGRLKATAALSTISECLSDSDIYTVENAVWAIGEIGTDDEQLLDRITQLLGQPNQSYRVIIQVLAKLGYRNAIDAIQRFTDSEDQSISSAAIAAISQLSGDLSQMDRVVAFLQSDDINARRACIQDLMDTCYYPAMPAIVRCPVSIAFRLRGLKRLAETGISAGEFTFAEVEPYFDRIILDYPDTLEFVHEYDQTPSLEFAINELYSTDFGRCYLASSTLLEVYRSELPQALLDTFEAKAYNDYGGHYHVLKLLGWLQYAPAYDLVVEALNNQAPQFQKSRAAAAIALGQIGNAEAIPLLHEALETQIFDLKYAALLALEKLGDRQGAEQCAGDRDLILREKAMALRGIG